Proteins found in one Carcharodon carcharias isolate sCarCar2 chromosome 8, sCarCar2.pri, whole genome shotgun sequence genomic segment:
- the LOC121280994 gene encoding eukaryotic translation initiation factor 4E-binding protein 3-like isoform X1: MSTNCHQNKSCPIPTKVLLKDLSQLPDLYSSTPGGTLFSTTPGGTRIVYGRKFLLECRNSPLARTPPSYLPQIPGVTMPQHSTLAKVEELKELETEKETPEKQEDDRRYKTTEDQRKFNINHTSRQIKQHFPDSVHKINSADDAQFEMDI, encoded by the exons atgTCGACAAACTGCCATCAAAACAAAAGCTGCCCGATTCCAACCAAAGTCCTGCTGAAGGATTTGTCCCAGCTGCCTGACTTGTACAGCAGTACGCCAGGCGGCACCTTGTTCTCCACTACCCCTGGAG GAACACGAATTGTCTATGGCCGCAAATTCCTGCTGGAATGCAGAAATTCTCCACTTGCTCGGACACCTCCGTCCTATCTTCCTCAGATCCCAGGTGTAACAATGCCTCAACACTCAACCCTAGCTAAAGTTGAAGAACTGAAAGAActtgagacagagaaagaaactcCAG AGAAACAAGAAGATGACAGAAGATACAAAACAACAGAAGACCAGAGAAAATTTAACATCAACCATACATCCAGGCAAATCAAACAGCATTTTCCAGACTCTGTTCACAAGATAAATTCAG
- the LOC121280994 gene encoding eukaryotic translation initiation factor 4E-binding protein 3-like isoform X2: MSTNCHQNKSCPIPTKVLLKDLSQLPDLYSSTPGGTLFSTTPGGTRIVYGRKFLLECRNSPLARTPPSYLPQIPGVTMPQHSTLAKVEELKELETEKETPADDAQFEMDI, encoded by the exons atgTCGACAAACTGCCATCAAAACAAAAGCTGCCCGATTCCAACCAAAGTCCTGCTGAAGGATTTGTCCCAGCTGCCTGACTTGTACAGCAGTACGCCAGGCGGCACCTTGTTCTCCACTACCCCTGGAG GAACACGAATTGTCTATGGCCGCAAATTCCTGCTGGAATGCAGAAATTCTCCACTTGCTCGGACACCTCCGTCCTATCTTCCTCAGATCCCAGGTGTAACAATGCCTCAACACTCAACCCTAGCTAAAGTTGAAGAACTGAAAGAActtgagacagagaaagaaactcCAG